A region from the Cygnus olor isolate bCygOlo1 chromosome 24, bCygOlo1.pri.v2, whole genome shotgun sequence genome encodes:
- the PTPN7 gene encoding tyrosine-protein phosphatase non-receptor type 7: protein MVQTCLVCSGVHKGSLTPRAARGDMERTEKPSPSAKKHVRLQERRGSNVSLMLDMSSLGSVEPIQPVCTPRDITLQFLRTSSRVLSKEELQQRAQSLAQLQEEFSKIPPNFVSPEELEIPGHASKDRYKTILPNPESRVCLRRAGNQEEDSYINANYITGYAGRPREYIATQGPMPNTVTDFWEMVWQEEAPLIVMITKLEERKEKCVHYWPEKEGTYGPFTIRVQGVSECVEYLVRDLSIQLQGERRQVKHILFPSWPDQQTPESAKPLLHLVSKVEETLQAAASPGPIIVHCSAGIGRTGCFIATRIGCQQLKDTGEVDILGIVCHLRIDRGGMIQTSEQYQFLHHTLALYASQLPEEGGR from the exons ATGGTACAGACCTGCTTGGTGTGCTCCGGAGTTCATAAGGGCAGCCTGACCCCGCGGGCAGCCAGGGGGGACATGGAGAGGACGGAGAAGCCCAGCCCGTCCGCTAAGAAACACGTGCGGCTCCAGGAGAG GAGGGGCTCCAACGTGTCGCTGATGCTGGACATGAGCTCGCTGGGCAGCGTGGAGCCCATCCAGCCCGTCTGCACGCCGCGGGACATCACGCTGCAGTTCCTGCGGACGTCCAGCCGCGTGCTGAgcaaggaggagctgcagcagcgcGCCCAGAGCCTGGCCCAGCTCCAGGAGGAGTTTTCA AAAATCCCACCCAACTTCGTCAGTCCGGAGGAGCTGGAGATCCCTGGACATGCCTCCAAGGACAGATACAAAACCATCCTCCCCA ATCCCGAGAGCCGGGTCTGCCTCAGGAGGGCAGGGAACCAGGAGGAAGACAGCTACATAAATGCCAACTACATCACG GGCTACGCAGGGCGCCCCCGGGAGTACATTGCCACCCAGGGGCCCATGCCGAACACCGTGACCGACTTCTGGGAGATGGTGTGGCAGGAGGAAGCGCCCCTCATCGTCATGATAACCAAGCTGGAGGAGCGCAAAGAG AAATGCGTCCACTACTGGCCTGAGAAGGAAGGCACCTACGGCCCATTCACCATCCGTGTGCAGGGGGTGAGCGAGTGCGTGGAGTACCTGGTCCGGGACCTCTCCATCCAG CTGCAAGGTGAACGCCGCCAGGTCAAACAcatcctcttcccttcctgGCCGGACCAGCAGACACCCGAGTCAGCCAAGCCCCTGCTGCACTTGGTGTCCAAGGTGGAAGAGACGCTGCAGGCTGCGGCCAGCCCGGGGCCCATCATTGTGCACTGCAG CGCAGGCATCGGCCGGACGGGCTGCTTCATCGCCACCAGGATCGGGTGCCAGCAGCTGAAGGACACAGGAGAGGTGGACATCCTGGGCATCGTGTGCCACCTCCGCATTGACAG GGGCGGGATGATCCAGACGAGCGAGCAGTACCAGTTCCTCCATCACACTCTAGCTCTGTACGCTTCCCAGCTGCCGGAGGAGGGAGGCCGCTAG